One Candidatus Brocadiia bacterium DNA segment encodes these proteins:
- the nusA gene encoding transcription termination factor NusA, with protein sequence MDSEILRLIDAIHRDKGIDKEVILNDIEQALSSAFQSQFGQDGIVVKIDRTSGQILAHDDKGEKIEVNELGRIIAQTAKHVILQMIKDAESDVVKLSFDNRVGQMVSGTVQRFDRGDIITSVSKTEAVLPKKEQVPGETYRMGDHVKAVIQKVKKQGSKVRIILSRADINFVKRLFELEIPEISDKTIEIKEISREAGFRTKLAVYSSNPKIDPVGACVGVRGNRIKNIVEELSTEKIDIIKWDEKPEVFIPNAMKPAEVRAIEIDADNRRAKIFVAPDQLSLAIGRRGQNIRLASQLVGWEIDVASTEELDNPDKAEEAVKSDPENSGKTVEESK encoded by the coding sequence ATGGACAGTGAAATACTTCGTTTGATTGACGCTATCCACCGGGATAAGGGGATAGACAAAGAGGTCATTCTTAATGATATCGAGCAGGCTCTTTCGTCGGCTTTCCAGAGTCAGTTCGGGCAGGACGGTATTGTTGTGAAAATAGACCGGACCAGCGGCCAGATATTGGCTCATGATGATAAGGGCGAGAAAATAGAAGTCAACGAGCTGGGCCGGATTATCGCCCAGACCGCTAAGCACGTAATACTCCAGATGATAAAAGACGCGGAAAGCGATGTGGTTAAGTTAAGTTTCGACAACCGGGTCGGCCAGATGGTCAGCGGTACGGTACAGAGGTTTGACCGTGGTGATATCATTACCAGCGTAAGCAAAACCGAAGCGGTGTTGCCTAAGAAAGAGCAGGTACCTGGAGAAACTTACAGGATGGGTGACCATGTCAAAGCGGTTATTCAGAAAGTCAAGAAACAGGGCAGCAAGGTTAGGATAATACTTTCCCGGGCCGATATTAATTTTGTCAAGCGGTTGTTCGAGCTGGAAATACCGGAGATCTCCGATAAGACTATCGAGATAAAAGAAATTTCACGCGAAGCCGGATTCCGGACCAAGCTGGCGGTTTATTCATCCAACCCTAAAATAGACCCGGTTGGCGCTTGCGTCGGGGTAAGGGGAAACCGGATTAAAAATATAGTCGAGGAGCTTTCGACCGAGAAAATAGATATTATAAAATGGGATGAAAAGCCGGAGGTTTTTATTCCTAATGCCATGAAACCGGCCGAAGTCCGGGCCATCGAGATAGACGCGGATAACCGGCGGGCCAAGATTTTTGTTGCGCCGGACCAGTTGTCGTTAGCTATCGGGCGGCGGGGCCAGAATATCAGGCTGGCATCTCAGCTGGTTGGCTGGGAAATAGATGTGGCGTCGACCGAGGAACTGGACAATCCTGATAAGGCCGAAGAAGCCGTAAAGAGTGATCCCGAAAACAGCGGAAAAACCGTTGAAGAAAGCAAGTGA
- the rph gene encoding ribonuclease PH has translation MQRADKRNFDQFRPVSITPGFINTAPGSALIEIGNTRVICTATYELKVPDFLMNKGKGWLTAEYGMLPASTPQQRKQRESRSGKTDGRSQEIQRLIGRSLRAVVDLELMGEKTVWIDCDVIQADGGTRTAAITGSFVALYQAVKYMLSQKLLIKNPIITHLAAVSVGRVSGQLMLDLSYPEDSSAEVDLNMVMTDQNKIIEIQGTAEAKPFTEAELNEMISLGKKGINDLIRIQKQVLSKL, from the coding sequence ATGCAAAGAGCGGATAAACGGAATTTTGACCAGTTTCGACCGGTGTCAATAACGCCGGGTTTTATCAATACTGCACCTGGATCGGCTCTGATAGAAATTGGCAACACTAGAGTAATCTGTACGGCGACATACGAGTTGAAGGTGCCTGATTTCCTGATGAACAAGGGAAAAGGCTGGCTTACGGCTGAATACGGTATGTTGCCTGCTTCTACCCCGCAACAGCGCAAGCAGCGGGAATCCCGCTCAGGCAAAACCGATGGACGTTCCCAGGAAATCCAGAGGCTTATCGGACGGTCGCTCCGGGCCGTGGTTGATCTGGAGCTTATGGGCGAGAAGACTGTCTGGATAGACTGCGATGTGATTCAGGCGGACGGCGGCACGCGCACTGCGGCCATTACCGGATCGTTTGTGGCTCTTTACCAGGCCGTAAAATATATGCTCAGCCAGAAGCTGCTGATTAAAAACCCGATTATTACGCATCTGGCTGCCGTCAGCGTCGGCCGGGTGAGCGGGCAATTGATGCTTGACCTGTCTTATCCCGAAGACTCAAGCGCGGAAGTAGATCTTAATATGGTCATGACCGACCAGAATAAAATAATAGAAATTCAGGGCACCGCCGAGGCAAAACCGTTTACTGAGGCGGAATTGAACGAGATGATAAGCCTCGGGAAAAAGGGTATCAATGATCTTATCAGGATACAAAAGCAGGTGCTTTCTAAACTATAA
- a CDS encoding NAD(P)/FAD-dependent oxidoreductase: protein MIYDTIIIGAGPAGIAAAIQLKRNGLNALLMEKHQVGGLMLNANLIENYPGFDKGITGIKLANQFSRHLKQLNIRPVFRTARIIKQTNQGFTVVTDKGVYRSRSLVIASGTKPKQLDITGETDAAHREKLFYEIKDVPTANRNKSFIVIGGGEAAFDYALNLAGQSKSVDIVFRNNQPRALALLITRARAKKNIRIWPNISPARILVIKNKAVLAGHRGKQNVALVSDCILAAVGRLPCLDFLPARPGKILKAKGLFIAGDVRRGNHRQAIIAAGDGLLAAMQVIDFHRNK, encoded by the coding sequence ATGATTTACGATACCATCATCATCGGGGCCGGGCCGGCCGGAATAGCCGCGGCCATACAGCTGAAACGAAACGGACTCAACGCCCTGCTTATGGAAAAACATCAGGTGGGCGGGCTGATGCTCAATGCCAACCTGATAGAAAATTATCCCGGATTCGACAAAGGCATCACCGGAATTAAACTGGCAAACCAATTCTCGCGGCACCTGAAACAACTAAACATCAGGCCGGTGTTCCGTACCGCCAGAATAATCAAGCAAACAAACCAAGGATTTACGGTCGTCACCGACAAGGGCGTTTACAGGAGCCGGTCGCTGGTCATCGCCAGCGGCACAAAACCTAAACAGCTGGACATTACCGGCGAAACAGACGCCGCGCACAGAGAAAAGCTGTTCTACGAAATAAAGGACGTACCAACCGCCAATCGTAACAAATCGTTCATTGTCATCGGCGGCGGCGAGGCGGCATTCGATTACGCCCTGAACCTGGCTGGCCAAAGCAAATCCGTTGATATCGTCTTCCGCAACAACCAACCGCGGGCGCTGGCCCTGCTGATAACCCGGGCAAGGGCCAAAAAGAATATCAGGATATGGCCTAACATCAGTCCGGCCCGGATATTAGTTATCAAGAACAAAGCCGTGCTGGCCGGACACCGGGGCAAGCAGAATGTGGCACTGGTCAGCGACTGTATCCTGGCCGCCGTCGGCCGGTTACCCTGCCTGGATTTCCTTCCCGCCCGGCCGGGTAAAATTCTCAAGGCCAAAGGCTTATTCATTGCCGGCGACGTCCGGCGCGGTAATCACCGACAGGCAATCATCGCCGCCGGCGACGGACTGCTGGCCGCCATGCAAGTAATTGATTTCCATAGAAATAAATAA
- a CDS encoding metallopeptidase family protein: MNPDEFKKLVMESLKNLPKVFRRHLKDIEVVIADRPTVRQVPTGRKSVLGLYEGVPLSDRDHLYGMILPDKITIFQKNIERFYRNDAAIRKIVRRTVRHEIAHHFGITDQRLRDMDTY; this comes from the coding sequence ATGAACCCAGATGAATTTAAAAAACTGGTAATGGAATCATTGAAGAACCTGCCCAAGGTTTTTCGCCGTCATCTCAAGGATATCGAGGTGGTAATTGCCGATCGGCCCACGGTCCGGCAGGTTCCGACCGGGCGGAAATCGGTGCTGGGCTTGTACGAAGGCGTACCGTTGTCCGATCGGGACCATCTTTACGGTATGATTTTGCCCGACAAGATAACCATTTTTCAGAAGAACATCGAGCGTTTTTATCGGAACGATGCGGCCATAAGGAAAATCGTGCGCCGGACCGTCCGCCACGAAATCGCCCACCATTTCGGCATCACCGACCAGCGGCTCAGGGATATGGACACTTACTGA
- a CDS encoding HEAT repeat domain-containing protein, with translation MIKAIKWAISAGVLAATIIGCAQSEESRIDKCLSDMKDKMSNAGTRNAAAARLVAMGSPVVPRMIRELKNNDSTKVRFYVCVVLGKIGDSSAIDAVKEALQDKEPDVRGGACEALARLENENAIPLLIDMLMDEETVPREESKKALANIIGEPAITPLIECFQKKNEFLRNEAKVALEQIGSKAVDKLIDALGDPKGDVVVYVAKTLAAIGEKKALDPIQEAAKRFEGAGDEKFHRSIRGAFNDLNQKPG, from the coding sequence ATGATAAAAGCAATAAAATGGGCAATAAGCGCCGGGGTATTGGCGGCAACAATCATTGGTTGCGCCCAAAGCGAAGAGTCAAGAATTGATAAATGCTTGAGTGACATGAAAGATAAGATGTCAAATGCCGGCACCCGTAACGCCGCGGCCGCTCGCTTGGTGGCCATGGGAAGTCCGGTTGTGCCCAGGATGATAAGGGAACTTAAGAATAACGACAGCACCAAGGTCCGTTTCTATGTATGCGTAGTGCTGGGTAAAATCGGAGATTCTTCAGCCATTGATGCGGTTAAAGAAGCTTTGCAAGATAAGGAGCCGGACGTCAGGGGCGGCGCCTGCGAAGCTCTTGCCAGATTGGAAAATGAAAATGCAATTCCGCTTTTGATTGATATGCTTATGGATGAGGAAACTGTTCCGCGCGAGGAATCCAAAAAAGCGCTGGCAAACATAATCGGTGAGCCGGCAATTACCCCTTTGATAGAATGTTTCCAGAAGAAAAATGAGTTCTTGCGGAATGAAGCGAAAGTTGCTCTGGAGCAGATTGGGTCCAAGGCGGTTGACAAACTGATTGATGCGTTAGGTGATCCAAAAGGCGATGTGGTCGTTTATGTGGCAAAAACGCTGGCGGCAATCGGCGAGAAGAAAGCTTTGGATCCCATCCAGGAAGCAGCCAAGCGTTTTGAAGGAGCCGGCGACGAAAAGTTCCATAGATCTATCAGGGGAGCCTTTAACGACCTTAACCAGAAACCCGGATGA
- the obgE gene encoding GTPase ObgE yields the protein MFKDEVEIFVKAGDGGAGIVSFWREKYIPKGGPDGGNGGWGGDVIIRANPHMNTLYHLAHHERILAQAGQPGGSNNCIGKNGADRVVEVPLGTVVRDRANRNILKDLKDAKDEFIVVKGGRGGRGNKVFANAINQTPRNAETGAPGEERWLYLELKLIADVGLVGLPNAGKSTVLSRVSDARPKIADYPFTTLEPSLGVVAVTEDRTFVVADLPGLIEGAHLGKGLGDKFLKHIERTRIVLHIIDATTPLDAAYKTIREELKEYSPTLAKKPEILVLNKIDLPGAEANIKKYRAKLPKKFLTISAVKKTGLPELIRTLSRKLQTLKSAE from the coding sequence TGTTTAAAGACGAAGTAGAAATATTTGTCAAGGCCGGCGATGGCGGCGCGGGCATAGTCAGCTTTTGGCGCGAGAAATACATACCCAAAGGCGGCCCGGACGGCGGTAACGGCGGTTGGGGCGGCGATGTCATTATCCGTGCCAATCCGCATATGAACACGCTCTACCACCTGGCTCATCACGAGCGCATCCTGGCTCAGGCCGGACAGCCGGGCGGCTCCAATAACTGCATCGGCAAGAACGGCGCGGACCGGGTTGTTGAAGTTCCTTTGGGCACTGTTGTCCGCGACCGGGCCAACAGGAATATTCTCAAAGACCTCAAGGACGCCAAAGACGAGTTCATCGTGGTCAAAGGCGGACGGGGCGGACGGGGCAACAAGGTCTTTGCCAACGCCATAAACCAGACGCCGCGCAACGCCGAGACCGGCGCGCCCGGCGAGGAGCGCTGGCTTTATTTGGAACTGAAACTCATCGCCGATGTCGGGTTGGTCGGCCTGCCCAACGCCGGCAAATCAACGGTGCTTTCCCGTGTTTCCGACGCCCGGCCCAAGATTGCCGATTATCCCTTTACCACGCTGGAGCCGTCGCTGGGCGTAGTGGCGGTGACCGAAGACCGCACCTTCGTAGTAGCCGACCTGCCCGGGTTGATAGAAGGCGCTCATCTGGGCAAGGGGTTGGGTGATAAGTTCCTCAAGCATATCGAGCGCACCCGTATAGTCCTGCACATCATCGACGCGACCACTCCGCTGGATGCGGCTTACAAGACCATACGCGAAGAGCTCAAGGAATACAGCCCGACGCTGGCTAAGAAGCCGGAAATACTGGTGTTGAACAAGATAGACCTGCCCGGAGCCGAGGCCAATATCAAGAAATACCGGGCCAAACTGCCTAAGAAGTTCCTGACTATTTCGGCCGTAAAGAAGACGGGATTACCGGAATTGATAAGAACATTGTCACGCAAACTGCAGACACTCAAATCCGCAGAGTAG
- the infB gene encoding translation initiation factor IF-2: MKDKEKPKKKPVEKKAAPVKKTRKPGAAPLVEPKTHHAPATVIHAETLPAKPIEQPRPEPKKIPEVKHEPETKKDQAPIIIEEAKTEEKDIRALRSTEINYYDKEVVTEDAKGKISAKQAELRAKTAPKKTFFLKTHHYGRPVTPAPVKPVVKTEEERKITLEPPVRVKEISEKIGVKVNQIIQKLMQHNIMVTINDTLSEDAIILIGLEFNYEINIAASKDIASKYSTATVDKPEDLVLRPPVVVVMGHVDHGKTSLLDKIRNTNVAATEQGLITQHIGASEVELNGRKIVFLDTPGHEAFTSMRARGANITDIVVLVVAADDGVMPQTEEAIKHARISNVLMIVAINKVDKKEANLHKVKQQLSSMELVPEEWGGKTIFCEISALTGQGVDHLLEMILLQTEILELKANPKRKAYGVVLESRMTENYGVVANCLVQNGTLRAGNLICCGSAFGKVRTMLNSKNKVITEALPSTPVQIIGLSELPEAGDKFYTVDSIKTAKELSEVYAAKKKTTVAAPVHSTLENLFSRMEDDKIKEVRLLIKADVNGSLEVLPTMLTGISTGEVKVSIIHKGIGQISESDVLLADATDAIIIGFNVSAEEKSVSLARQLGIEIKTYGVIYQIVEELRLAMEGLLEPEEVEVTSGWLTVKNLFKISALGNIAGCQVSNGKIERNCLVRVRRGKEIIHTGKIASLKRVKDDVKEVANGFECGLRIEGFNNINVGDTIEAYHIEKRMKKLSSK, encoded by the coding sequence ATGAAGGACAAGGAAAAACCAAAGAAGAAACCGGTGGAAAAGAAGGCGGCTCCGGTGAAAAAAACACGAAAGCCCGGCGCAGCGCCGCTCGTTGAACCGAAGACGCATCACGCTCCAGCGACGGTGATCCACGCAGAGACGTTACCGGCAAAGCCGATTGAACAGCCTCGACCGGAGCCGAAAAAGATTCCTGAGGTTAAACACGAACCTGAAACCAAGAAAGATCAAGCGCCGATAATTATTGAGGAAGCCAAAACCGAAGAGAAAGACATCCGGGCTCTACGCTCGACAGAAATAAATTATTACGATAAAGAGGTGGTGACCGAAGATGCCAAGGGCAAGATAAGCGCCAAACAGGCGGAGCTCCGGGCTAAAACCGCACCCAAGAAGACATTCTTCCTAAAAACACATCATTATGGCAGGCCGGTTACGCCGGCGCCGGTCAAGCCGGTGGTAAAAACCGAGGAAGAGCGTAAAATAACACTGGAGCCGCCGGTTCGGGTCAAGGAAATATCGGAAAAAATAGGCGTTAAGGTCAACCAGATTATCCAGAAGTTGATGCAGCATAACATAATGGTGACGATTAATGATACCTTGAGTGAAGATGCCATAATATTAATTGGGCTGGAGTTCAATTACGAGATAAATATTGCCGCGTCCAAGGATATTGCTTCCAAATATTCGACCGCGACGGTTGATAAACCTGAAGACCTGGTGCTTCGACCGCCGGTGGTGGTGGTGATGGGCCATGTGGACCATGGTAAGACCAGCCTGCTGGACAAAATACGCAATACTAATGTCGCGGCTACCGAACAAGGATTGATTACCCAGCATATCGGGGCGTCGGAAGTGGAACTTAATGGACGTAAGATAGTATTCTTGGATACGCCGGGTCATGAGGCGTTTACCAGTATGCGGGCCCGGGGAGCCAATATTACTGACATTGTGGTTTTGGTGGTAGCGGCGGATGATGGGGTTATGCCGCAGACTGAAGAAGCCATCAAGCACGCCCGGATAAGCAACGTGCTTATGATTGTCGCTATCAATAAGGTGGACAAGAAAGAAGCCAACCTCCATAAGGTTAAACAACAGTTGTCCAGTATGGAGCTTGTCCCGGAAGAATGGGGCGGCAAAACCATTTTTTGCGAGATTTCAGCTTTGACCGGCCAGGGCGTGGACCATTTATTGGAAATGATACTGCTTCAGACCGAAATTCTGGAGCTTAAGGCTAATCCTAAACGTAAGGCCTACGGCGTGGTACTGGAAAGCCGGATGACCGAAAACTACGGAGTGGTGGCAAACTGCCTGGTTCAAAACGGCACGCTTAGAGCCGGGAATTTAATCTGCTGCGGCAGCGCCTTCGGTAAAGTCAGGACTATGCTTAACAGCAAGAATAAAGTTATAACTGAAGCGTTGCCTTCAACCCCGGTCCAAATTATTGGGCTTTCGGAATTGCCGGAAGCGGGTGATAAGTTCTATACGGTGGATAGTATCAAAACGGCCAAGGAACTTTCGGAAGTGTATGCGGCTAAAAAGAAAACAACGGTTGCCGCGCCGGTGCACAGTACCTTGGAGAATCTTTTCAGCCGGATGGAAGATGATAAAATAAAAGAGGTCCGCCTGTTGATAAAGGCCGATGTGAACGGTTCTCTGGAAGTCCTGCCCACGATGCTGACCGGAATTTCCACCGGCGAGGTTAAAGTCTCGATTATTCACAAAGGTATCGGTCAGATTAGCGAATCTGATGTTCTTCTGGCTGATGCCACGGATGCGATTATTATCGGATTTAACGTTTCGGCTGAGGAAAAATCCGTATCGCTGGCCCGGCAGTTGGGCATAGAGATAAAAACCTACGGAGTTATTTACCAGATAGTTGAGGAGTTAAGGCTGGCTATGGAAGGATTGTTGGAGCCGGAAGAGGTGGAGGTCACGTCCGGTTGGCTGACGGTCAAGAATTTATTCAAGATATCGGCTTTGGGCAATATCGCCGGATGCCAAGTGTCTAACGGTAAAATTGAACGTAATTGCCTGGTCCGGGTGCGGCGAGGCAAGGAAATAATTCATACGGGCAAGATTGCTTCGCTTAAGCGGGTTAAGGACGATGTCAAAGAGGTGGCCAACGGATTCGAATGCGGTTTAAGGATTGAAGGCTTTAATAATATTAACGTGGGAGATACCATAGAGGCTTATCATATAGAAAAACGGATGAAGAAACTATCTTCCAAATAA
- the rbfA gene encoding 30S ribosome-binding factor RbfA, protein MRFKRLEKVARMLQREMSQLILYELSDPHLGFVTVTRVEPSLDLKTAKVFISILDVKSSQNDSLERLNKAKGYIQNLLGHRLKMRYIPIVSFHIDDSIEKMMGIDTDISVQNSEISQKIKRR, encoded by the coding sequence ATGAGGTTTAAAAGACTGGAAAAAGTTGCCCGGATGCTCCAGCGGGAAATGAGCCAGCTGATTCTGTACGAATTATCAGATCCGCATCTTGGTTTTGTTACCGTGACCAGGGTGGAGCCGTCTTTGGATTTAAAGACGGCCAAGGTTTTTATTTCCATCCTGGATGTGAAATCATCGCAGAATGATTCGCTGGAACGCCTGAATAAGGCCAAAGGATATATCCAGAATCTGCTTGGGCACAGGTTGAAAATGAGATACATTCCGATAGTCTCATTCCACATTGACGACAGCATAGAAAAAATGATGGGTATTGATACTGATATTTCGGTCCAGAACTCCGAGATATCTCAAAAAATAAAGAGGAGGTAG
- a CDS encoding isochorismatase family protein → MNALPDSVKRYARKPFAFRPEYAALLVIDMQRFFLDKSSHAYLPLARPIVPRIKQLVTAFREHKLPVIFTRHALKQSENPGIMQEWWRDVIRNKSRFSHIIKELKAFRNCEVIRKTRYSAFHGTKLEQILKQHKINQLVITGVMTHLCCETTAREAFLKDYRVFFTADATASENMDLHLSSLKTLSHGFAVPVTAKEIINTLE, encoded by the coding sequence ATGAATGCCTTGCCTGATTCAGTCAAACGTTACGCCCGGAAACCGTTCGCCTTCCGGCCCGAATACGCCGCCCTGCTGGTCATTGATATGCAGAGGTTTTTCCTGGACAAATCCTCGCACGCTTACCTGCCGCTGGCCCGGCCGATTGTGCCGCGCATAAAACAGCTGGTAACAGCTTTCCGGGAACATAAACTGCCGGTCATCTTCACCCGCCACGCCCTGAAACAATCCGAAAACCCGGGCATCATGCAGGAATGGTGGCGCGATGTCATCAGGAACAAGAGCCGGTTCTCGCACATCATCAAAGAGCTCAAGGCGTTCCGTAACTGTGAGGTCATCAGGAAAACCCGTTACAGCGCCTTCCACGGCACAAAACTGGAGCAAATACTCAAGCAGCATAAAATCAACCAACTGGTCATTACCGGCGTGATGACGCACCTATGCTGCGAGACCACGGCGCGCGAGGCGTTCCTAAAGGATTACCGGGTGTTCTTCACCGCCGACGCCACGGCCAGCGAGAATATGGACCTGCACCTGTCCAGCCTTAAAACACTCAGCCACGGGTTTGCCGTGCCGGTCACTGCCAAAGAAATTATAAATACGCTAGAATGA
- a CDS encoding radical SAM protein, which yields MMKVISEQGRPELAMVYIGRMRDGSDKHLVEFVESVQPPIPRQSKWVIIVSSQFGCPIGCLMCDAGRKFSGNLTADEILAQIDYLVTKYYPSGAVPVPKFKIQFARMGEPALNPAVLDVLEQLPKRYKAEGLMPCVATVAPQGSDEFFERLIDIKNRLYSGDRFQLQFSINTTDPAKRQELMPHPKWTLAQIAQYGRRFHRPGDRKMTLNFAVAEGYPVDADIIRQHFSPEQFLIKITPLNPTRQVASNKLETYIQPNSIGQNNQLVSRFKKLGYDTILSIGEQEENQIGSNCGEFVSVLQDKSALTAPM from the coding sequence ATGATGAAAGTAATCTCTGAACAGGGCCGGCCGGAGCTGGCTATGGTTTATATCGGACGGATGCGCGACGGCTCGGACAAGCATCTGGTCGAGTTCGTGGAATCGGTCCAGCCGCCCATCCCGCGCCAGAGCAAGTGGGTCATCATCGTCTCCTCGCAGTTTGGCTGCCCCATCGGATGCCTGATGTGCGACGCCGGCCGTAAGTTCTCCGGCAACCTGACCGCGGACGAAATCCTGGCCCAGATTGATTATCTGGTCACCAAGTATTATCCGTCCGGCGCGGTGCCGGTGCCAAAGTTCAAGATACAATTCGCCCGGATGGGCGAACCGGCCCTCAACCCAGCCGTGCTCGATGTGCTGGAGCAACTGCCCAAACGTTATAAAGCCGAAGGCCTGATGCCCTGCGTCGCCACCGTCGCGCCGCAAGGCAGTGATGAGTTCTTCGAGCGGTTGATAGATATCAAGAATCGTTTATACAGCGGCGACAGATTCCAGCTGCAGTTTTCCATAAATACCACCGACCCGGCCAAGCGGCAGGAGCTTATGCCACATCCCAAATGGACGCTGGCCCAAATCGCCCAATACGGCCGCCGTTTCCACCGGCCGGGTGACCGCAAAATGACGCTCAACTTCGCCGTAGCCGAAGGCTATCCTGTCGACGCCGACATCATCCGCCAACATTTCAGCCCGGAGCAATTCCTGATTAAAATAACTCCGCTCAACCCCACCCGACAGGTGGCCAGCAATAAACTGGAAACATATATCCAGCCAAACAGCATCGGACAGAATAACCAACTGGTCAGCCGGTTCAAGAAACTCGGCTACGATACTATTCTCAGCATCGGCGAGCAGGAAGAAAACCAGATCGGCAGTAATTGCGGCGAGTTCGTGAGCGTGTTGCAGGACAAATCAGCGCTGACTGCGCCGATGTAA
- a CDS encoding trypsin-like peptidase domain-containing protein, which produces MSLVRGIILGLLLAGLVFGIWFEAIKPAGAGAPEKKVAVPSVPLPDSGTLTPKSFVTVGRAVSPATVILFCIVKRDGKTGQSTGTGFIVDKKKGYVLTNEHVVAEAESITVVLQDERELEAKVVGVDPRPSDVAVVQITNPPPDLSQAVLGDSNKVEVGEFVVAIGNPLNVGYSLTMGVVSALREMEKDEDPIMELESHIQTDVAINQGNSGGPLINLRGEVVGINSSIVSRTGGNWQGIGNSIPINRAKAIMELLIRDGQVRRPYLGAVTAEINERLAKAYNHDNRDKFMQELKIQKPNGAFIRGVEPDSPAAEAGLREGDIIVEIGKFKIESPKMMLRALGKVKDRPDNVEVKIIREGQEQSVAVNIKVR; this is translated from the coding sequence ATGTCGTTGGTTCGAGGAATTATTCTCGGTCTGCTGCTGGCCGGGTTGGTGTTTGGCATCTGGTTTGAGGCTATCAAGCCGGCCGGGGCCGGGGCTCCGGAAAAGAAGGTTGCTGTGCCCAGCGTGCCTCTGCCGGATTCGGGAACGCTTACGCCCAAGTCGTTCGTGACGGTGGGCCGGGCGGTTTCGCCGGCTACGGTCATACTGTTTTGCATTGTTAAACGCGATGGCAAGACCGGACAAAGTACCGGCACCGGTTTTATCGTGGATAAGAAAAAAGGCTATGTCCTGACCAACGAACACGTGGTGGCCGAGGCTGAGTCGATTACCGTAGTGCTTCAGGATGAACGTGAGCTTGAAGCCAAGGTGGTAGGCGTTGACCCGCGGCCGTCCGATGTGGCCGTGGTTCAGATTACTAACCCTCCGCCGGACCTGTCCCAAGCGGTGTTGGGAGATTCCAACAAGGTCGAAGTCGGTGAGTTCGTGGTGGCTATCGGTAACCCGCTCAATGTTGGCTATAGTTTGACTATGGGCGTGGTTAGTGCACTGCGCGAGATGGAAAAGGACGAGGACCCGATTATGGAACTGGAAAGCCATATCCAGACTGACGTGGCTATTAATCAGGGGAACTCCGGCGGTCCTTTGATTAACCTGCGCGGCGAGGTTGTTGGCATTAACAGTTCTATTGTTTCACGGACCGGCGGCAACTGGCAGGGTATCGGTAACTCTATACCGATTAACCGGGCCAAGGCGATTATGGAATTGCTGATTAGAGACGGCCAGGTGCGTCGGCCTTATCTGGGAGCGGTAACGGCTGAAATCAATGAACGATTAGCTAAGGCATATAATCACGATAATAGGGACAAGTTTATGCAGGAGTTAAAAATCCAGAAGCCCAACGGCGCGTTTATCAGGGGCGTTGAGCCGGATTCGCCGGCGGCGGAGGCCGGACTGCGCGAGGGAGATATTATCGTGGAAATCGGCAAGTTTAAGATTGAGTCACCCAAGATGATGCTTCGAGCTTTGGGCAAGGTTAAGGATCGGCCGGATAACGTAGAAGTGAAAATCATCCGCGAGGGGCAGGAACAATCCGTTGCGGTTAATATCAAGGTTAGGTAA